From one Planktothrix agardhii NIES-204 genomic stretch:
- a CDS encoding light-independent protochlorophyllide reductase, N subunit — translation MTVAQPQPEGLTFECETGNYHTFCPISCVAWLYQKIEDSFFLVIGTKTCGYFLQNAMGVMIFAEPRYAMAELEEGDISAKLNDYDELKRLCLQIKRDRNPSVIIWIGTCTTEIIKTDLEGLAPKLESEIGIPIVVARANGLDYAFTQGEDTVLAAMAARCPDKAPVAETEKNERNAIQKLLNFGKQKEDVAQEESEYANHPPLVLFGSLPDPVVTNLTLELKKQGIKVSGWLPAKRYTELPVLEEGYYVAGVNPFLSRTATTLMRRRKCKLIGAPFPIGPDGTRAWIEKICSVFNIEPKGLDEREAQIWASMEDYLQIVRGKSVFFMGDNLLEVSLARFLIRCGMTCPEIGIPYMDKRYQDAELRLLEKTCHEMGVPLPTIVEKPDNYNQIQRIYELKPDLVITGMAHANPLEARGINTKWSVEFTFAQMHGFTNARDILELVTRPLRRNNSLKDLGWDKLVKEDAKV, via the coding sequence ATGACCGTTGCTCAACCACAACCGGAAGGTTTAACTTTTGAGTGTGAAACCGGAAATTATCACACCTTTTGTCCGATTAGTTGTGTCGCTTGGTTATACCAAAAAATTGAAGATAGTTTCTTTTTAGTGATTGGGACAAAAACCTGCGGCTATTTTCTGCAAAATGCCATGGGGGTGATGATTTTTGCCGAGCCCCGTTATGCGATGGCAGAATTAGAAGAAGGGGATATTTCCGCTAAACTGAATGATTATGATGAATTAAAGCGGTTGTGTTTACAAATTAAACGAGATCGCAACCCCAGTGTGATTATTTGGATCGGCACTTGCACTACTGAAATTATTAAAACGGATTTGGAAGGTTTAGCGCCGAAATTAGAATCAGAAATTGGAATTCCGATTGTGGTCGCCCGGGCTAATGGCTTAGATTATGCCTTTACTCAAGGGGAAGATACTGTATTAGCAGCCATGGCAGCCCGTTGTCCTGATAAAGCTCCGGTGGCAGAAACAGAAAAAAATGAACGAAATGCGATTCAAAAATTACTGAATTTTGGCAAACAAAAAGAAGATGTTGCTCAAGAAGAATCGGAATATGCTAATCATCCGCCCTTAGTTTTATTTGGGTCTTTACCTGATCCCGTTGTTACGAATTTAACCTTAGAATTGAAGAAGCAAGGGATTAAAGTTTCCGGATGGTTACCTGCAAAACGTTATACAGAATTACCTGTATTAGAAGAAGGGTATTATGTAGCGGGAGTTAATCCATTTTTATCTCGAACTGCTACAACATTAATGCGGCGTCGTAAGTGTAAATTAATTGGTGCGCCGTTCCCGATTGGCCCCGATGGAACTCGAGCTTGGATTGAAAAAATTTGTTCTGTTTTTAATATTGAACCCAAGGGTTTAGATGAACGGGAAGCACAAATTTGGGCGAGTATGGAAGATTATCTTCAAATCGTTCGGGGAAAATCTGTGTTTTTCATGGGGGATAATTTATTAGAGGTTTCTTTGGCACGGTTTTTAATTCGTTGCGGAATGACTTGCCCAGAAATTGGTATTCCTTATATGGATAAACGGTATCAGGATGCGGAGTTAAGACTATTAGAAAAAACCTGTCATGAGATGGGTGTTCCTTTACCTACTATTGTGGAAAAACCGGATAATTACAATCAAATTCAACGAATTTATGAGTTAAAACCGGATTTAGTGATCACCGGAATGGCTCATGCTAACCCATTGGAAGCCCGGGGTATTAATACTAAATGGTCGGTGGAATTCACCTTTGCCCAAATGCACGGGTTCACCAATGCACGGGATATTCTGGAGTTAGTAACTCGGCCGTTACGTCGAAATAACAGTCTCAAGGATTTGGGTTGGGATAAGTTAGTTAAGGAAGATGCGAAGGTTTAA
- the chlL gene encoding dark-operative protochlorophyllide oxidoreductase ChlL: MKLAVYGKGGIGKSTTSCNISAALAKRGKKVLQIGCDPKHDSTFTLTGFLIPTIIDTLQEKDFHYEDIWPEDVIYKGYAGVDCVEAGGPPAGAGCGGYVVGETVKLLKELNAFDEYDIILFDVLGDVVCGGFAAPLNYADYCVIVTDNGFDALFAANRIAASVREKARTHPLRLAGLIGNRTSKRDLIEKYIETVPMPVLEVLPLIEDIRVSRVKGKTLFEMAETDPSLNYVCDYYLNIADQLLSQPEGVVPQDTPDRELFSLLSDFYLNPIQPLVQSHDPELDLMMV; this comes from the coding sequence GTGAAATTAGCAGTCTACGGTAAAGGCGGAATCGGTAAATCAACCACAAGCTGTAACATCTCTGCCGCTTTAGCCAAACGGGGTAAAAAAGTCCTGCAAATTGGCTGCGACCCCAAACACGACAGCACCTTTACCCTCACGGGGTTTTTAATTCCCACGATCATTGATACCTTGCAGGAAAAAGACTTTCATTACGAAGATATTTGGCCGGAAGATGTCATTTACAAAGGCTATGCTGGTGTCGATTGCGTCGAAGCGGGTGGCCCTCCGGCGGGTGCTGGATGTGGTGGTTATGTGGTGGGAGAAACCGTCAAACTCCTGAAAGAACTCAACGCCTTTGACGAATACGATATCATCCTGTTTGATGTCTTAGGGGACGTGGTTTGTGGTGGTTTTGCCGCCCCCCTCAACTATGCCGACTATTGCGTAATTGTCACCGATAACGGTTTTGATGCCCTATTTGCAGCTAACCGGATCGCCGCTTCGGTACGCGAAAAAGCCCGGACTCACCCCCTACGGTTAGCGGGTTTAATTGGCAACCGCACATCCAAACGGGATCTGATTGAAAAATACATTGAAACCGTCCCCATGCCCGTGTTAGAAGTGTTGCCATTAATCGAAGATATTCGGGTTTCTCGCGTTAAGGGAAAAACCCTATTTGAGATGGCCGAAACCGATCCGTCCCTCAACTATGTCTGTGATTATTACCTAAATATTGCCGATCAACTATTATCCCAACCTGAAGGAGTCGTCCCCCAAGACACCCCGGATCGGGAATTATTCTCGTTGTTATCAGATTTTTATCTGAATCCGATTCAACCCCTTGTTCAAAGTCACGATCCTGAGCTAGACCTGATGATGGTTTAA
- a CDS encoding cobyrinic acid a,c-diamide synthase translates to MTDANWNRILDSIPDEASEAIVSDYFVKPLLKALGFSIEEQYPEFATGSGTVDFAARKNQGSDTFNQSKTNPYLLVEVKGRAIGTRARINLMEKTPTHQKTQKQIKQYLLSPNCKTAEWGIITNSIHIQLFRRHGKVVHPATPCWLIKKDNILDIVTRIKDLIENPLPALVVSLYNDKGGVGKTTTTINLASILRRQKKNVLVIDFDPQQRDLTDSLGLQPTKTKLSDCLIDRFLNIKDAIQPFKVKTKSGEVRLFDVIPSDSGLEKFMRDDQQAKVQNWATRLKYLLDTLKGNYDYILLDAPTNWTFFSKSCVYASDVVLIPTKHTNFASLKNARKVILEFIPEIQEVRDKKGEYGPIPLPIFFNEHKATETSLKRANSEIKSIISLNRDLLPYFYPKHTQGSPDQTIFSIPEYAIVASAAFERIPAVFKHKTVNDYYLSLAQEYFLYE, encoded by the coding sequence ATGACTGATGCAAACTGGAATAGAATTTTAGACAGTATACCCGATGAAGCTTCTGAAGCTATTGTTAGTGATTACTTTGTTAAGCCCTTGTTAAAGGCTCTAGGGTTTAGTATTGAGGAACAATACCCCGAATTTGCTACGGGTTCTGGGACAGTAGATTTTGCGGCTCGAAAAAACCAAGGCAGTGATACTTTTAATCAATCAAAAACCAATCCTTATTTGTTGGTAGAAGTTAAAGGTCGAGCTATTGGTACGCGAGCCAGAATAAATCTCATGGAGAAAACACCGACCCATCAAAAAACTCAAAAGCAAATTAAACAATATTTGCTATCCCCTAACTGTAAAACTGCTGAATGGGGAATTATTACAAATTCAATCCATATTCAACTTTTTCGGCGACATGGTAAAGTTGTTCATCCTGCCACACCTTGTTGGCTAATTAAAAAAGATAATATCCTAGATATTGTTACTCGTATTAAGGATTTGATCGAGAATCCCTTACCTGCTTTAGTCGTTAGTCTCTACAATGATAAAGGAGGTGTTGGCAAAACAACAACTACAATCAATCTAGCTTCTATCTTACGGAGACAGAAAAAGAATGTTTTAGTGATTGACTTTGATCCTCAACAGCGAGACTTAACAGATTCACTGGGTTTACAACCTACAAAAACCAAGTTATCTGATTGTTTAATTGATCGGTTTTTAAACATTAAAGATGCCATTCAGCCTTTTAAAGTTAAAACTAAATCTGGAGAGGTTCGACTTTTTGACGTTATCCCTTCAGATTCCGGTTTAGAGAAATTTATGCGTGATGACCAACAAGCCAAAGTTCAAAATTGGGCGACAAGGTTAAAATATCTATTAGATACTTTAAAAGGTAATTACGATTATATTTTGCTCGATGCACCAACAAACTGGACGTTTTTTAGCAAAAGTTGTGTTTATGCCTCTGATGTTGTTTTAATCCCAACTAAACACACGAATTTTGCCTCATTAAAAAATGCCAGGAAAGTCATCCTAGAATTTATTCCTGAAATTCAAGAAGTAAGAGATAAAAAAGGAGAGTATGGCCCGATTCCTCTGCCTATTTTTTTTAATGAACATAAAGCAACAGAGACTTCATTGAAACGTGCAAATAGTGAAATTAAGTCGATCATTTCTTTGAATCGTGATTTATTACCGTACTTTTATCCAAAACATACACAAGGTAGTCCAGATCAAACAATATTCAGTATTCCAGAATATGCTATTGTTGCAAGTGCCGCCTTTGAACGCATACCTGCCGTATTTAAGCATAAAACTGTAAACGATTATTATCTTTCTTTAGCACAGGAGTATTTTCTTTATGAGTGA
- a CDS encoding hypothetical protein (hypothetical protein N9414_15982): protein MKILQDYTIVTRPDDNGTFVAYVPGISGCHAWGKSSEAALSELVHVFEMIQKENRTQKYPKVPIR from the coding sequence ATGAAAATTTTACAAGACTATACGATTGTTACCCGTCCTGATGATAATGGAACATTTGTTGCTTACGTTCCAGGCATTTCGGGTTGTCATGCTTGGGGAAAAAGTTCAGAAGCAGCTTTATCTGAATTAGTTCATGTTTTTGAAATGATTCAGAAAGAGAATCGTACCCAAAAGTACCCAAAAGTTCCCATCCGTTGA
- a CDS encoding transglutaminase-like domain protein, producing MNLNSLTFGKNSGFKPRTIRPIGVSALYGLTGLGNTLLAIDTSRGFLLQIDPKTDNATVVNPDLTLAFRDVTGLAIWQDNLWFTRGNEVYFCPGVVQGNSIINLEPQLFILLPDVATGIAVYESTLYFACDRIASILVYSQNTKREITRFSAPGIGLENLTIRNEELWVCDREEQTVYCLEKATGETRFSVLTPFESPTGLTFYTNPETQEEVLYVAYAGSELYIRDNPSSHEQFELAKRDRTFIHPLSFHFNPQENYATSNGYLIEMSYVEELEPLDAVHIENLEWRIALPSNTNRQKVLEVSAVGIPFREEVEDGEKVAVFQFNPLTSTERLIFGWKALLEVRSIKYQIHPRQVENLPKLSSDFPQKYFVDDDHLAMDTAIVQAAAKTAIRNETNFLRKLLSIRNYVYDQLSYSLTSKIENPDVVLQRGIGSCGEYVGVLLALARLNGIACRTIGRYKCPQFADRRGVPLQPEYNHVWLEFYIPGFGWVPMESNPDDIQEGGPYPLRFFMGLAWYHIEIGKGIRFQRLTSEGVDVDREKVSLGTLAINHVRFTILDELPAV from the coding sequence ATGAATCTTAACTCATTGACTTTTGGAAAAAATAGCGGTTTTAAACCTCGGACAATTCGACCTATTGGGGTTTCGGCTTTATATGGTTTAACGGGGTTAGGAAATACCCTATTAGCGATTGATACCTCCCGGGGATTTTTGCTGCAAATTGACCCCAAAACCGATAATGCTACGGTTGTTAATCCTGATTTAACTTTAGCTTTTAGAGATGTGACGGGTTTGGCAATTTGGCAGGATAATCTTTGGTTTACTCGCGGCAATGAAGTCTATTTTTGCCCGGGGGTTGTTCAAGGTAATTCTATTATTAATCTTGAACCTCAATTGTTTATACTGTTACCCGATGTAGCTACTGGAATTGCGGTTTATGAATCGACTCTTTATTTTGCTTGCGATCGCATTGCTTCTATCCTAGTTTATAGTCAAAATACCAAACGAGAAATTACCCGCTTTTCCGCCCCAGGGATTGGACTAGAAAACCTCACGATTAGAAATGAAGAATTATGGGTTTGCGATCGAGAAGAACAGACGGTTTATTGTTTGGAAAAAGCCACAGGAGAAACTCGATTTAGTGTGTTAACTCCCTTTGAATCTCCTACTGGTTTAACCTTTTATACTAACCCAGAAACCCAAGAAGAAGTTCTCTATGTAGCCTATGCTGGCAGTGAACTTTATATCCGAGATAATCCCAGTTCCCATGAACAATTTGAATTAGCAAAACGCGATCGCACCTTTATTCATCCCCTCTCTTTTCATTTTAATCCCCAGGAAAACTATGCCACATCTAATGGCTATTTGATTGAAATGTCCTATGTGGAGGAATTAGAACCTTTAGATGCGGTTCATATCGAAAATTTAGAATGGCGAATTGCCCTACCTTCTAATACAAATCGTCAGAAAGTTTTAGAGGTTTCGGCGGTTGGAATTCCTTTTCGAGAAGAAGTTGAAGATGGGGAAAAAGTCGCGGTATTTCAATTTAATCCTTTGACTTCGACGGAACGTTTGATTTTTGGTTGGAAAGCATTATTAGAAGTTCGGAGTATTAAATATCAAATTCATCCCCGTCAAGTGGAAAATTTACCTAAACTTTCCTCGGATTTCCCCCAAAAATATTTTGTAGATGATGATCATTTAGCAATGGATACTGCTATTGTTCAAGCAGCGGCAAAAACAGCAATTCGCAATGAAACAAATTTCCTCCGAAAACTTTTAAGTATTCGTAATTATGTCTATGATCAGTTATCCTATAGTCTGACTTCTAAGATTGAAAATCCTGATGTAGTTTTGCAGCGAGGTATAGGTTCCTGTGGGGAATATGTCGGGGTTTTATTAGCTTTAGCCCGATTAAATGGCATCGCTTGTCGGACTATTGGACGTTATAAATGTCCCCAATTTGCTGACCGTCGAGGAGTGCCTTTACAACCGGAATATAATCATGTTTGGTTAGAATTTTATATTCCGGGTTTTGGTTGGGTTCCGATGGAATCTAACCCCGATGATATTCAAGAAGGTGGGCCCTATCCCCTACGATTTTTTATGGGATTAGCTTGGTATCATATTGAAATTGGCAAGGGTATTCGTTTTCAACGATTGACCAGTGAAGGGGTTGATGTTGACCGCGAAAAAGTCTCTCTGGGAACCTTAGCAATTAATCATGTTCGGTTTACCATTTTAGATGAGTTACCTGCGGTGTAA
- a CDS encoding hypothetical protein (protein of unknown function UPF0150): MKIAATSVHLPDFPSQQFHTHGDTYEEALKNAVEVLELLVEEYQIDGKSLPKPKNIAENLLFA; this comes from the coding sequence ATGAAGATAGCTGCTACAAGCGTGCATTTACCTGATTTTCCATCCCAGCAGTTCCACACTCACGGAGATACCTACGAGGAAGCTTTGAAGAATGCAGTAGAGGTGTTAGAGCTTTTAGTTGAAGAATATCAGATAGATGGTAAATCTCTCCCCAAACCTAAAAATATAGCAGAAAACCTTCTGTTTGCTTGA
- a CDS encoding DnaJ domain protein, which translates to MDTTDYYRQLGLRLGASLEAVKTSYRQLARQYHPDVNPGNEVARDKFMAITEAYKFLLTIAKPEAELEPVTASKKTVTSGSKVPQYQPTKVKITPKSPPIQFNPELTKEEQKIKENSYLELQQLLKYKRFPRAIALIEGLAQRIPHDPEIRQWQAISYQRWGRKLITEKQVDKARNYLKKALKTDPHNRALWAEVERDFRQLEKIY; encoded by the coding sequence ATGGATACAACAGACTATTACCGACAATTAGGGTTAAGATTAGGGGCGAGTTTAGAGGCGGTGAAAACCTCTTATCGGCAGCTTGCCAGACAATATCATCCTGACGTCAATCCTGGAAATGAAGTCGCTAGAGATAAGTTTATGGCGATTACAGAAGCCTATAAATTTTTATTGACTATTGCTAAACCGGAAGCGGAATTAGAACCCGTTACGGCTTCAAAAAAAACCGTTACATCGGGATCTAAAGTTCCCCAATATCAACCTACAAAAGTTAAAATTACGCCCAAAAGTCCGCCGATTCAATTTAATCCTGAATTAACGAAAGAAGAACAAAAAATTAAGGAAAATTCCTATTTAGAGTTACAACAACTGTTAAAATATAAGCGTTTTCCCAGGGCTATCGCATTAATTGAAGGGTTAGCCCAACGGATTCCCCATGACCCTGAAATTCGCCAATGGCAAGCGATTTCCTATCAACGCTGGGGGCGGAAATTAATTACGGAAAAGCAGGTTGATAAAGCTAGAAATTATTTAAAAAAAGCCTTAAAAACCGACCCCCATAATCGGGCATTATGGGCAGAAGTGGAACGGGATTTTAGACAATTAGAAAAGATTTATTAA
- the clpP_1 gene encoding ATP-dependent Clp protease proteolytic subunit, producing MPIGVPSVPYRLPGSQYERWIDIYTRLGVERILFLGQEVTDSLANRIVAQMLYLDAEDSNKPIYLYINSPGGSVTAGMAIYDTMQYIKADVVTICVGLAASMGAFLLAAGTPGKRLALPHARIMIHQPLGGARGQATDIEIEAREILRIRSLLNDILVTRTGQTLEKIQKDTDRDYFLSAQEAKDYGLIDQVIEERATVALTAG from the coding sequence ATGCCGATTGGAGTTCCAAGTGTCCCTTATCGTCTTCCAGGTAGTCAATACGAAAGATGGATTGATATTTATACCCGTTTAGGTGTAGAACGCATTTTATTTTTGGGTCAAGAAGTCACCGATAGTTTAGCCAATCGGATTGTGGCACAAATGCTATATTTGGATGCGGAAGATTCTAATAAGCCAATTTATTTGTATATCAATTCTCCGGGGGGATCGGTAACAGCAGGTATGGCAATTTACGATACCATGCAATATATTAAAGCCGATGTGGTGACGATTTGTGTGGGTTTAGCGGCTTCCATGGGAGCTTTTCTATTAGCCGCAGGAACCCCCGGAAAACGGTTAGCTTTACCCCATGCCAGAATTATGATTCACCAACCATTAGGCGGGGCAAGGGGTCAGGCAACGGATATCGAAATTGAAGCCAGAGAAATTTTGAGAATCCGCAGTTTATTGAATGACATTTTAGTCACTCGTACCGGGCAAACTTTGGAGAAAATTCAGAAAGATACGGATCGGGATTATTTCTTATCTGCCCAAGAAGCCAAGGATTATGGTTTAATTGACCAAGTGATTGAAGAACGGGCAACCGTGGCTTTAACCGCAGGTTAA
- a CDS encoding endopeptidase Clp, protein MREPIQAVQSAYSYTDSPIRTPPPDLESLLLKERIVYLGLPLYSSDDIKRQVGIDVTELIIAQLLYLQFDDPDKPIYFYINSTGTSWYGGDAIGFETEAFAICDTLGYIKPPVHTICIGQAMGTAAMILAAGTKGFRASLPNATIVLNQTKSGARGQATDIQIRAKEVLDNKRTMLEILAKNTGQSVEKISKDTDRMFYLTPEAAKEYGLIDKVLKSRKELPALVATV, encoded by the coding sequence ATGAGAGAACCCATTCAAGCTGTGCAATCGGCATATTCTTACACCGATAGCCCGATTCGGACTCCCCCGCCAGATTTGGAATCCCTTCTGTTGAAGGAAAGGATTGTCTATCTGGGACTTCCCCTGTATTCGTCCGATGACATCAAACGCCAAGTGGGGATTGATGTTACTGAACTGATTATCGCTCAACTGCTTTACTTACAGTTCGACGATCCTGATAAACCTATCTATTTCTACATCAACTCCACGGGAACTTCCTGGTATGGAGGGGATGCAATTGGGTTTGAGACTGAAGCTTTTGCCATTTGCGATACTTTGGGCTATATTAAGCCTCCGGTTCATACTATTTGTATCGGTCAAGCCATGGGAACCGCAGCCATGATTTTAGCCGCGGGGACTAAAGGTTTCCGGGCGAGTTTACCGAATGCAACCATTGTTTTAAATCAAACCAAAAGTGGGGCAAGAGGTCAAGCAACGGATATCCAAATTCGAGCAAAAGAAGTTCTCGATAATAAGAGAACTATGTTAGAAATTTTAGCAAAAAATACCGGACAATCGGTAGAAAAAATTTCTAAAGATACCGATCGGATGTTCTATTTAACGCCAGAAGCAGCCAAGGAATATGGCTTAATTGATAAGGTGTTAAAAAGTCGAAAAGAACTTCCCGCATTGGTGGCAACGGTTTAA
- a CDS encoding monooxygenase FAD-binding protein codes for MKRFDVVIIGAGPAGGQCARKLTQAGQQVLLVEQHETFSKNDFSSAATPLETLEKFNLPETVVGSFWQNLVIITTNVNQKWQSPTPLGAVFDFAKLRGFLATEVTNQGGEVWMGYRYIKHFQENQNTIVELKQRSTGKIISVETQVLVDGTGPTRAVMYAKKAPQPNYLTGTGIEYLIELSENDYQKYSQDLIFFLGHRWMPRGYSWIFPMGNNRLKVGSAQLNRSHEWVNQTQTLRSYLELLLTDYLTEIPCKIINHHGGMLKYSSGLEDIYYQDNIIAIGDAVSMVNMLGGEGIRHGMENANIAAGYIQDYLSGKITNFAEYRQEIKQTYTQTWNWSEQMGLSKYLQYSDQSIDKGVYYLKDLSLEDMMAILFDYDFKRLYKAGFKYLRYKISGIWTRLKLKLNLI; via the coding sequence ATGAAACGTTTTGATGTTGTGATTATTGGTGCGGGGCCAGCCGGAGGTCAATGTGCAAGAAAACTTACCCAAGCGGGTCAGCAAGTGTTATTAGTTGAACAACATGAAACTTTCTCTAAAAATGATTTTTCCAGTGCCGCCACACCTTTAGAAACCTTGGAAAAATTTAATTTACCTGAAACTGTTGTTGGAAGTTTTTGGCAAAATCTAGTGATTATTACCACAAATGTTAATCAAAAATGGCAGTCTCCAACACCTTTGGGGGCTGTTTTTGATTTTGCCAAATTACGGGGATTTTTAGCTACAGAAGTTACTAACCAGGGCGGTGAGGTATGGATGGGATATCGCTATATTAAGCATTTTCAAGAGAATCAAAATACAATTGTTGAATTAAAACAACGGTCTACCGGGAAAATTATTTCAGTAGAAACTCAAGTTTTAGTCGATGGGACTGGGCCGACTCGGGCTGTTATGTATGCTAAAAAAGCACCCCAACCTAATTATTTAACCGGGACAGGAATTGAATATTTAATTGAACTTTCAGAAAATGATTATCAAAAATATTCTCAAGATTTAATTTTCTTTTTGGGTCATCGTTGGATGCCCAGGGGCTATTCTTGGATTTTTCCGATGGGAAATAATCGCTTAAAAGTCGGTTCTGCCCAATTAAATCGTTCCCATGAATGGGTAAATCAAACTCAGACTTTACGTTCATATCTGGAATTATTACTAACGGATTATTTAACAGAAATTCCCTGTAAAATTATTAACCATCATGGGGGAATGTTAAAATATTCTAGTGGGTTAGAAGATATTTATTATCAGGATAATATTATTGCCATTGGAGACGCAGTTTCTATGGTTAATATGTTGGGTGGGGAGGGTATTCGTCACGGAATGGAAAATGCTAATATTGCGGCGGGATATATTCAGGATTATCTATCGGGAAAAATAACTAATTTTGCCGAATATCGTCAAGAAATTAAACAAACCTATACTCAAACTTGGAACTGGTCAGAACAAATGGGTTTGAGTAAATATTTACAATATAGTGACCAGTCTATTGATAAAGGAGTTTATTATCTCAAGGATTTATCTTTAGAAGATATGATGGCTATTTTATTTGACTATGATTTTAAACGATTATATAAAGCTGGGTTCAAATATTTGCGCTATAAAATTAGTGGGATTTGGACAAGATTAAAACTTAAACTCAATTTAATCTAA
- a CDS encoding aIF-2BI family translation initiation factor, with translation MTSTLTQVYPIIWESDRASLIDQTRLPDEYTRIEITTYQQMAEAIKTMIVRGAPAIGIAAAYGLYLGAREIQTSDRQEFLNQLEPIAQVLRATRPTAVNLFWAIDQMLQTATETPGTIEEIKTALLHKANTIREDDIKTCFAIGEAGLIVLPKIPEKLNILTHCNTGSLATGGYGTALGVIRSAWNSGRLNRVYADETRPRLQGAKLTTWECVQDQIPVTLISDNMAAHCMKQGLIHAVIVGADRITANGDAANKIGTYSLAIVAKAHKVPFFVAAPLSTVDFKLATGDEIPIEERDPTELYQVGTTRICPEGVEFFNPAFDVTPAELITAIITEKGAVIPGELKQFSVI, from the coding sequence ATGACCTCAACTTTAACTCAAGTTTATCCGATTATTTGGGAAAGTGATCGCGCTTCCCTCATCGACCAAACCCGTCTCCCCGATGAATATACCCGCATAGAAATTACCACCTATCAACAAATGGCAGAAGCCATTAAAACCATGATTGTTCGGGGCGCTCCCGCCATTGGAATTGCCGCAGCCTATGGCTTATATTTGGGGGCGAGGGAGATTCAAACTTCAGACCGTCAGGAATTTTTGAACCAACTAGAACCCATTGCCCAAGTCCTGCGGGCAACCCGTCCCACGGCGGTTAATTTGTTTTGGGCGATTGATCAAATGTTGCAAACAGCAACCGAAACCCCCGGCACAATTGAGGAGATTAAAACCGCCCTATTACACAAAGCCAATACGATTCGGGAAGACGATATTAAAACCTGTTTTGCCATCGGAGAAGCGGGGTTAATTGTATTACCTAAAATACCCGAAAAACTGAATATTCTCACCCATTGTAACACAGGTTCCTTAGCAACCGGAGGTTATGGAACCGCCTTGGGAGTTATTCGTTCCGCTTGGAATTCAGGACGGTTAAATCGAGTTTATGCCGACGAAACTCGCCCCCGGTTACAAGGAGCTAAATTAACCACTTGGGAGTGCGTACAAGATCAAATTCCAGTAACATTAATTTCCGATAATATGGCAGCCCATTGTATGAAACAGGGGTTAATTCATGCGGTAATTGTTGGAGCAGATCGAATTACAGCTAATGGCGATGCGGCGAATAAAATTGGAACCTATAGTTTAGCAATTGTGGCTAAAGCTCACAAGGTTCCTTTCTTCGTGGCTGCACCCTTATCAACGGTGGATTTTAAATTAGCAACCGGGGATGAAATTCCGATTGAAGAACGAGATCCTACGGAACTTTATCAGGTGGGAACTACTCGAATTTGTCCCGAAGGAGTGGAATTTTTTAATCCGGCTTTTGATGTGACTCCGGCGGAATTAATTACCGCTATTATAACAGAAAAAGGGGCGGTTATTCCTGGGGAATTAAAACAATTTTCTGTGATTTAA